One bacterium genomic window, CGGGATTCTACAATTAAAAGAGGGATTTACCATGTCGGAGCACATCGCTGTAGAGCTTGGAAATATTCAGATTACCATGCTTCTGCCATTGTGGGGGCGTGCCGTTGAAACGATGAAACCGGAACCGTTGCTTGTTGACAGGACTGCCGCCGATATTATTACGAAGATCGACTATGATTTCTCCGTAATAGCCCGTAATACGAAAGAGTTAAGCCAGCTTGCATGGATTGTGCGCAGTCTCCGTATGGACGCGGTTATCAGGGAATTTCTCCGGAAATATCCGAAAGCAACTATAGTCAATATCGGATGCGGACTGGACACAACGTTCGATCGGATAGATAATGGCAGCCTTCTCTGGTACGATATGGATCTGCCGGATGTTATCGAGTTAAGAAAAAAATTTATCGGCGAAACTGACCGAAGGAAGTTTATCGCCTGTTCGTTTCTTGACAGAGACTGGTTGAACCGGATAGAGGTACGGGAAAATGTGCTGTTTATGGCGGCTGGTGTGTTCTATTATTTCGAAGAATATCAGATCAGGGAGTTTTTCATTAAAATTGCCGGTTCTTTCCCCGGAAGCGAAATCTGCTTTGACGCATGTTCGCCGTATGGTGTCAGAGTCGCCAATAAGCTGGTAATACAAAACAGCGGCCTGGATGAGAAATCATTTCTGAAATGGGGTATAAAGAACATAAAGGAAATCGAGTCATGGGATGACAGGATTAGAGTAATGCATGAGTACTCGTATTTCAGGAATTTGAAAAAATCATTAACATGTAAAAACAGAATCATGGGTCTTGTTTCCGACCTTCTTAAAATCCAGTATATAGTCCATGCCGGTTTCAGTAGGTAGCAAAGTAGATGGTATCGGGGTCTTATTGAACTCTGTGGTCAGTACAGAAGTATAAAAATTCTAAATACTTTATAAACCACATTTTATTATGTAATGATTAGAGGATAATTATAATGAAAGATCAACATAAGTCAGGCATAAATAAAAGATCGTTAAATGTTCTTGTAATGTTTTTTTCATGTGCATTATTGCCGCCCTCCGGAATTATACTTCATCTTTCGGATCATGCGGCTGCCTCGGATTTGGAACGTCAGTTTGTGATGTCAATTCACAATTTTTCAGCGGTACTGTTTCTGATTTCCGCAGTTATACATATGAAAACAAATTGGAAAACAATGATGCGGTATGTGTCATCGGAAACAGGTATGATTTTTCCATGCAAAAAAGAAGCGGTAATTGCATTAATAATAGTTTTCGGACTTGTCGCCCTGTTTTCTTCTCATGTATTCCACGCTGGCTGAAGCTATTAACGTGCTTATATTTTTAAGCCATTCCGGGATATGGAATAATTCAGGAATATCGTGATACCTGAAATAATTTCACACTTGATAACGGTGCAACCTTACGCCAGAGTTTCCAAAAAAAAACATCTGTTTAAACAAACGATACTATCATCTTTCCTCAGTTTCCCCTCGATTATCCCAGTTTCGCCGGACATCACTACTCCTCAGGTACAATCACCATTGCTTTTTGCCGGAAATCCTTGCAAACTCTAACGTATGTTGTGTATCTTTTTGCTTGGCAGACTCAACCGGATCATAATTGGTTTGACCGGTGATTTCATGGGAGCAAGTCATGAATTGCCCTGCCAGCCGACAAAATCCACGAAATCCGTGTTCTATTTCGGAATATGAATATTTTGACATAAATAAAGGGAAGGAGCACAATCCATGACACATTTCACCCGTTTCCATGCATATATGGCTTTGTTTGTTGTCATCGTCACCTTCTCCGTCACTGTCCGGGCGCAGCAAAGCGCGAATCCTGATTATTTCAGAGGCGGTGAGGTGGATATCATCTCTTCGAGTCACCAGGACATCGGATGGATGGACACACCGGAAAAGTGCATCGAGTCGCGCGATCTGAAAGTCATCACACCTGCCCTCGAACGGTTGAAAGAAAATCCTGAATTCCGTTTCGTCATGGAGGATATGCTTTCCCTTATGGAATATCTCGGCCGTCACCCGGAACGGAAAGAGGAGATCAGACGGCTGACTGCGGCGGGACGGTTCGAGTGGGGTGCGACCTACAACCAGCCGTACGAGTCCATGTATGACGGCGAGGCGCTCATCCGGCAGACATACCTCGGACGGAAGTGGCTGAAAAAGAACCTGCCGGGCTGCGATTCACGTACCGCATGGAGTCCCGATGTTCCGGGACGGGCGATGCAGATGCCGCAGATACTTGCCAAAGCCGGTATCAGGTACCTTCACATGAGTCGTCACGAAAAAGGTTTCTACCGGTGGCTCAGCCCGGACGGCACCGGTGTGCTCGCGTTCTCTCCGGGTCACTACCACTGGTCGGGCGAGATATTCCGCGAGAGCATGGCGCAGGCGGATCACACCACGATTGTGGAGAAAACCCGCGGTTTCGAGGCGATAGCACAAAGCCTTTCGGAACGGCTGAAGGCTGACGAGAAGTACTATAAGGAGCATGGTATCGGTCCCCGGTACGGCCTCATTTACTCGACCGATTTCAGCGGCCCCGCTAACCTCGATGAGCTCTTTAAGGATTGGAACGGAGCGGTCGACAGGGGTAATTACGGCCCCGACAGAAAGCCGTTTACCATGCCGAAACTCCAATACGCGACCGGGGAATCCTTCCTGAAAGCGGTGTCCGAAGGCAATCCGAAGTTCGATACCATTACCGGCGAGCGCCCGGATGTCTGGCTCTACATTCATGGGCCGACGCATCACCGGGCAATATCGGCAGGCCGTGATGCGGCGCGTCTTCTCACTGCTGCGGAGGAATTTTCGACCATCGAGGCTCTCCTTTCCGGCGGATTCGGAGCCTACCCGGCGGATGAACTTACCGGAGCGTGGTCCGAGGCGATTTACCCCGATCATGGCTGGGGCGGATACAACGGTCACATTACGGACAGGATCTTCAGGGACAAGATGGAGTCGGGGAGAGACAGAGCCCGTAAAGTGCTCGACAGCGCGCTTGTTTCCATTGCCGGTCGTGTGGCTGTCAAGGATGTCGGAATCCCCGTTGTCGTCTTCAACGATCTCTCGTGGAAGCGGACAGACCCCGTGGTCTGCACCGTTAACGTGTACGGCAGGGAAAATACGATGTTCAGGCTCGTCGATGCGCTCGGACGCGATATATCGTACCAGGTGATTCCCGGCTCGGATGGCGGACGTCCGGGCGATGAGGAACTCAGAATCGTTTTCGTGGCCGCCGATGTGCCGTCCATCGGTTACAAGACCTATTACCTGTTAATGGGTGAATCCCCGCGTGTCACTGGATCGCCCGTTACTGACAAAAACGGCGTTGTGGAGAATGATTATTACCGCATCGAATTCGCCCCCGGGGGAATCAGGCAGATTTTTGACCGTGAATTGAACAAGCCCGTTCTGAAAACCGACAAATTCCTTGGCGCCGAGCTCTTTACCATGCAGTCCGTCGGCAACGGCGCCGGCGAGTTTGCCGAGGTGCAGCAGCCGACCATGGATGGCTTCGAAAAACTGAGCGACTACAAGCCATCCTGGATGTGCACGGAAAACGGCCCGGTACGGAGCGTCTATGAAACTGCCCGGAAGATCAATCACTGCACCGTCCGCGAGCGGGTGATTGTATACCATACCGTCAAGCGTATCGACTGCGAGTTCGATCTGCTCGGCTGGGACGGCACGAATTCACGGGAGTTCCGACTGGCGTTTCCGCTCGATATGACAGGCGGGAAGGTTGCCTACGAAGTACCGATGGGTGTCGTCGAGGTCGGTAAAAGCGAGATTGCGGGCGCCGCCGGTGAACGCTACGTACAGAAATGCTCGGAGGTTCGCCCCCGCGAGGTGCAGGACTGGTTCGGCGCCTCGGATGGAAAGACCGGTATTACGATCAGTTCGAGCGTGGCGGTATTCGACTGGGCCGACCCGACCGAGGCTGCGGTATCGTACCCGGTGCTCCAGCCGGTTTTGCTTGCCAGCAGGCGGAGCTGCCACGGCGAGGGGAACTGGTATCTTCAGGCGGGAGATCATTCATACCGCTTCTCGATTTATTCGCACGGCGGCGACTGGCATAACGGGTATAAACTCGGAAAACAGTCGAACCGTCCGCTGCGGGTGGTGAGTTCGCCTGTGACGGCGGCCCGCCCGTCCCTGCCCGAAGAGATGAGTTTCTGCACAGTCGGGCCCGGTGACGTCATCGTCAGCACGGTCAAGAAATGCGAGGACGACGATACCGTGATCGTCCGCTGTTATGAGGTCGGAGGAAACGATACACAGGCTGCGATCGAGTGGTTTACACCGGTCGTAAAAGCCGAATTGACCAATATCATCGAAGAGGAAGGTGTCCCGGTCGAATCCACCGCGGGAAAGATACCGGTAAAAATGGGGCATCACGCAATCGAGACGGTGAAGCTGAATCCGCAGGCATGGGCATATACGCCCGGAGATATCATGCCGCCCTCGCCGCCCGTATTTACGCCATCAGGGGGAATATACAGGGAATCGTCGCTGAAAGTGAGCCTGACCGCACAGCCGGTCGGTGCGGAAATACGCTATACTGTTGACGGAACCGAGCCGGATGAACGGTCGACGCTCTATGCCGCGCCGCTCGTTTTGAAGGGGAATACCCGCATACAGGCGCGGGCATTTGTGCCGGGAAGATCGGCAAGCAGAGCATCGGACGCTGATTTCCGTGTCGGGATGAGCCCCGCAGTGAAGGTCTCCTCCGTGGTGAACGGGCTCGATTACGAGTATTTCGAGGGGTCATGGAGCATGATGCCCGATTTTTCCGCCCTGAAAGCCCTTAAAAAGGGAACGGCGCAGCATTTCGGGCTCGAACCGGCCGATCCCGGAGATAATTACGGACTTCGTTTCAGCGGGTACATCGATGTTCCCGAAGATGGCATCTATACATTCTACACGACTTCGGACGACGGCAGCAGGCTGCTGATCGATAATCAGGTGCTTGTCGACAATGACGGTCTCCACTGGCCGATCACAAAAGAAGGGGCAATCGCTCTCAAAAAGGGCAGGCACATGATAGTTGTCCTGTATTTTCAGGGCGGAGGAAATAAATCGTTCGAGGTCGGATACGAGGGGCCGGGAGTTAAGCGGCAGATCATACCGGATTCGGTGCTCTTCCGGAAGAAAACCGACTAATACATAATTTCCCTTATGAAATGTTGAATAATATTATAACGATAATGGATTTATTGCGGAGTTTAGATTATGTACTGTAGAACGGTCATGATTGTTTTCCTCGGGCTGATATTTGCCAGCGTGTGCGGCTTGATGGGCATGGAGACTGTTACGGCCGCAGAAGAGATCGGGAAACCCGTTCGTATCGTAAGTCTCTGTTTTCAGCATGGAAAGAGTCTCGATGAAATTATAGGGATTATCGATGAAGAGGGCGCCCGCGGTGTCGATCTCATCTGTCTCCCGGAAGCATGGCGCGGCCAGACGAATCCCGAGACCCTCGATGGAGAAACGATCACTGCGGTCGCGGGATGTGCGATGAAACACCACTGTTATATCGTCTGCCCCATTGACCGCAGGGAAGGGGAGTATCGCTTCAATTCCTCGGTGCTCATCGACCGTGAGGGAAACGTTGCATGCGTTTATGACAAGATATTCCCCTACTGGACCGAGTTCGATATCAATCCGCCGGTCGAACCTTCACACAGGGATGTACAGGTGTTTGAAACCGATTTCGGGAAGGTGGGGCTGGCAATCTGTTATGATGCCAAGTTTCCGGAAGTCTGGCAGCGTCTCCGTGACAGGGGAGCGGAGCTTGTTGTCTGGTCGAGCGCGTATTCCGGAGCCACCGAGCTTCAGGCATTCGCTCTCATGCACCATTATTATATCGTGACGAGCACGTGGACGGGTGACTGCCTCGTGTATGACATGACGGGCGCCTGTCTTCGCGATGAAAAGGACAGGAGCGGCTTTACCATCGCCCGTTTTACCCTCGACATGGACCGCATGATCTACCATTTCAATTTTAACCTCGAAAAACGCGATAAACTGCTCCGTGAGCGTGGCGATGATATTATCGAGGAAGTGAATCTGCCCCGTGAGGAATGGTTCGTGCTCAGGGCGCGGCGGCCCGGAATTTCAGTGAGAGCACTGGCACGGCAGTACGGGCTCGAGGAACTCCGCGATTACAAGGACCGGAGCAGGCGGCAGATCGATGAGAAACGCGGATTCGGATTTGCCGATACGTTCGGCGGTTATCCGGGACATCCGAAATAGAGTATAGTGAGGGTATAGTGCTGCAAGGATAATACATAAGTTGTTCAGTGTGTGAATAATATCTGACTAAATCATAAAAAACAGTACAAAGTAAGGAGGCATAAACTCATGAAATTGAAGGGGAAAGTGGCGTTGGTCACCGGCGGAACAAAGGGGATCGGAGCGGCGACCGCCCTCAGGCTTGCCGGATACGGCGCGGATGTGGCTGTTCTGGGCAGGTACGACGATGACGATGCTCAAAAAGTAATAAAGGCAATCGAGTCGAAGGGCTCACGGTGTATCATGATTACCGCTGATATGGCCAGGCCCGAAGATGCTGTCCGGGCGGTAAACGAAACAATCGGAAAGCTCGGGGGAATCGATGTGCTCGTTCATAACGCGGGCGGCGGTGTTCCCGGAGGTATCCTCGATGTGACGCCGGAAGAATGGCATCACGCCTTTGATGTTCATGTCCATGCGGCTTTTTATCTCTGCCGCACCGCGCTTCCCCATATGAAGTCAAAGGGTGAAGGCTCCATCGTTTTCATGTCGTCGGTCGCCGGGATTCAGGCCGGTCCCGGTTCAATCACCTATGGAGTGGTCAAGGGCGCCCTTCCGCAGTTTGCGCGGTCGCTTGCCCGTGAGCTCGGGGATTTCAACATCCGTGTCAACTGTGTGGCGCCGGGTATCATACGGACGCGGTTCCATGAAAAAATGACACCGGAACAGAAAAAGCACAACATAGAAAACCGTATTCCCCTGCATCGTGAGGGCACGGCCGATGATGTTGCGGATGCCATCGTTTTTCTCGTGCAGAACGATTTTATTACCGGGGAGATTGTTGTTATCGACGGTGGTATGACCATGAGAATTGGATGAACCGGAACGCAGTATCCTGAATCCGGATAAATTGAGAGCAGATTGATTGAATTATAGTTTTCATTATCTGAAACTAATTATTGAGGAGTAATCGGATGAAAGCGGCAGTATTGACGGAATACAAAAAGATCGAATGGCTGGATGTTCCCATGCCCACTATCGGTGATTCGGATGTTCTTGTGAAAGTCACTTACGCGAGCATTTGCGGGACCGACCAGCATATTTTCAACGGGGAATTTCATCCTCGTACAAAGCTCCCGCTCGTTCCGGGTCATGAATTTGTGGGAACGATAGCCGAAATGGGAAAAAACGTCACGGGTCATGCCATCGGAGAACGTGTCGCGGTCGATCCCATCATCTGGTGCGGAAAGTGCCCGGCATGCGAGATTCACCACTACCCGGCGTGTACATCGCTCAAACTCCTCGGTATCGATATGGATGGTGGTTTTGCGGAGTACGTTACCGCAAAAAGCTCGATGCTCTATCCGATCGCGGACTCGATCACAGACCGTGATTCCGCCCTCGTCGAGCCCTATTCGGTCGGATTCCATGCCTCACGGCGTGCGGGTGTGCAGAAAGGCGACCGGATCGCGATTTTCGGCGCCGGAAAGATCGGGCAGTCCATCCTGCAGGCAGCCCGGACGATTTCAAAGAATGATTTTTACATCATCGATGTTGTGGAGAAACGGCTCGATATAGTCAGAAAAGCGTATCCCGATGTTATAACCATAAACGCCCGCGAAGCCCATCCCGTCGAGGTTATCCGTGAAAAGACCGGGGGCCGCGGAGTCGATATCGCCTTCGAATGCGCCGGAAAGGCGCTCGAAATCGAAGGTCGTTACCACCCGGTCCGTCAGGCTATCCACGCCATACGGGGCGCCGGAAAGGTCTGTGTCCTGAGCCTCGAAAATACCGAGGTTTCCCTTGTCATGAAGGAACTGATATGGAAAGAGGGGCTGCTCGTCACTTCGCGTGTCTCGCACGGCGAGTACAAGGATGCGCTCGAACATCTCGCAATCGGCGATCTTCATCCGGAAGCTCTCATTACCGCTGTCATGCATATGAGCGAGGCGCAGAAGGCCTTTGAGATGATCGAGCACGAGCCGGAGAAGTACCTTAAGGTTCTGATGACAACAGCATAAAACTTTTAAATTACTGTTTTCTGCCCATGCTCCTGAAATAAAGGCAATAATACCAGGTTGCGTTGGGACAGGTAACATAGTTATATGTAGTGATTTCAATAGATGCTGAAGCAAGTTCAGCATGACGGCGGTAATGTCACCCTGAATTTATTTCAGGGTCTATTGTGCACTTTTATACTTCACTGATCGCAACGTAGTATTAATCCTGAAAAACCTCCGGACATTATCGATACCCGGAGGTTTTTTTAATTCTACGCAGTCATGATATACAATAAAGAGTCGTTTACGGTTATGATTCCCGTCAGAGTGCTAAAGCGGTTTGTTTGAATATATCGAATGCGGGTCTGAAGGCTTTCCGTAACTCTCCCTTTTCATGGCTCATATAATCGTTTAATTGTTTGTACGGTTCATGCGGGATGTTCTTGCCTCCGGTTTCAAGAAATTCTTTCAGGAACGCTCCTCCCACTTCATAGTCGTGCCATTTCCCCAGTATTTTGTGCATTTTTGCGATATTTTCGATAAAATCGCTTGCTGCGGGGAACAGGAAGAAACACTGCTGAATAATCTCGAAACAGTAATGCATTTCCTTGGCGAGAACTCTGACTTTATGGAGTTTTATGTTTCTGCTGCTGATTGAATTGACAAGGAGGATTATATCGTTTCTCAGGTTGTAGAATCGCCCCTGGACTTTTGTCTCTGCCCACACCGGGCTTATTACCTTTAATGCGGCATTGATAACTTTTTTCTTTTTTTGCAGTTTTATCAGGGGATTATTTTCGGATAATGTCCGGAATATCTCGCGGTTTTCCGCTTCCCTGGTTTTGAGAAACATTTCGTATTCGCCTGCATCGGTCTTTACTGAGGTTTTTATGGCTTCCAGCAGCTTCTGCTGTACCTGTGTATCCCTCAGCATGTTCGTTTTCTTGGATATTCTCCTGAAACACTTGAAATTACGGCGGGCATCGAAATCGGGATTGATAGATTCCGTGAGATTGAAAAAAGCGCGCATACGCTTCAGTTCCACCCGTAAATCATGAATCCCTTCCGGGTCGTTCTGCTCGAGGGCAAGCATATAGTTGTGTTCGATGCTGTTGAGGTGTACAATGAAAAATTCGAGCATTTCAGTACGAAACATGGATAATCCTCTGAACGATTACCGACCCGGTGTATATTGTGACGGCCATAGAGACGCCATCGTCTGCATTGTTCACGATTGCTTCTGAGCGACTATTTATCTGTGGATATAAGGGATAGTGTTTTCAGACTCCGGATTTCTTTTGTAGTTTGACAGTTTCCCGGGCAATTTTTCTGCACAATTTCCGGACAATCGATTCGATGTCGTTGGAAAGCGGGATATTCATGTCTAACAATGCGCTCAGGTATTTATCGGTCAGTTCGTTGTGCAGAATGTTGATACGGGACTTGATCGTTTCCTTTTTTTCCTTCGGCTGCGGATGGTCAAGCAGTTTCAACACTCCCGCACCCTCCGAGACCTCCTGCCATGATTCGGTATTGAATTCGATACCCGCAACGCCGCTTGTCGGCAGGCTTTCATTGAAATCCGGAACGAGATACCGGACAAAAGCGGTCATTGACGGATCATGCCCTACTATCATGACGGAATTGTATTTTTCATTGATCCCGTGAACACAATCGAGGAGAGCGTTTTCTCCCTGTTCATAGAGCGTTTTACGGCTTTTTATGCTTTTAGCCTTGTATTTCAGGTGTTTGGCGCAAATACGGGCTGTTGCGGTCGCTCGTGGTGCCGGGCTCGTGAGTATCAGGTCCGGATGGATATCCTGTTTTTTCATCCGGTCAACTACCTGGAGCATATCCTTTTTACCCTGCTTGATGAGTTTTCGCTTGAAATCTTCTTTGGGGATGTCCCTGCTTTCAGCTTTTCCGTGTCGTACGAGATAGATTGTCTTCATTGTAAGCCACCATCCGGGAATTGTGAATGATTGATGTATTTTTAGGGTCTGTACAGAACACATGACGGGATTCATCATATGCCCGGCCGGTTATTATACCGGCCATGACCTCGCATGCCAGAGCATGATTTCCTTAACAAGCTGTTTAAAGTCTTTTGCCCCGCTTCCGTTCGGCTGGAGACGGTCGACCGTGAGCCCCTCATGCCATGTCTCGCTGTACACAACACGCTGAGGAATCTCGGTCATGAAAATGGGAATGCTCAAACGCTCGAGAAAAAAACGGAATTCCCTGCCGAGCCGTGTTCTCCGGTCGATACGTGATATGATCAGCCGGGCATCGAGGATCGGTCTTTTTTCCTTTTCAGCCCTGTAGAGATTCAGGAGCTGCTCGGTACTCCAGTAATCCGCCAGACCGGGAGATACGGGAATAATGAGCCTGTCCGCCGCATGTATGATAGAACGCATGCTTTTTTTAAAGGTCGGGGGAGTGTCGATAAGGATCATATCATACTTTTTCGACAGCTTTTTCAGCTTTTTATCGATTGCCCGGGGCTCTTCGGCAAGGATGTCAGGCTCGTCCTGTTTTTTTATTCCCGCCCACTGGGCTATGGAGCCCTGCGGGTCGGTATCGATGACAAGGACTTTTCGCCTGATTTTCAGGAGCGCACCGGCAAGGTTGAGGGTTATGGTGCTTTTTCCGGTGCCGCCTTTTGCGCTCACAACGGCGATAACCATGCTGATCGTTCCTTTCGTGTTTTATGGTACCAAAGGTTTAAGCATGGAAGTGACTTTTTTGATTCCGGTGTTAATCCAACGATGTCCATCTTGCTGCGCTGCGCTTTGTTGCAACGGGAAGACACAAAGAAACATAGCTTTATAATAGATGTTATATAAATTTACAAACAATTATTTCTGGGTAACATTAAAATAACACAAAAATAATGAAATCCGCAAAAACCGTATTCTGTCATAACCGGATAAAGAATTTCAGAATCATTATTGAACTCAATTACAGTTTACTTTCCTGAGCCCGGAGCACAGGCTAAAATATCGCCCAGAGCCACTTCGGGATGATGATACCGCTTGTACATGGCTGTTTTTTTGCCGTATTGAATCGCTTCACGGGGGCACCACTGGATACAGGCAAGACACTGTTCGCAGCGGTGGAGCCATCTCGGTTTACCTTCGGCGATCTCGATATTCTCTGCGGGACAGACTTTTGCGCAGATGCCGCACGAGTTGCATTTTTCATCGGCATGAAAGCTTTTGTCCATCTGTGCGACTCTTTTAAAAGATATCCCGTATAGCCAGGAGAAAAGAATATTCTGCCAGAGCGGCCCCTTGTCCATTGGCTTCATCGTCTTTTGGGCGACTTCACGGGCAATTCTTCTGATTTTTTCATTGGCGGTGTCGATTTTCGGTCGCCATTTTTCCTCCGCCCCGGGACCGCCCCAGGGGATGTAATTCGATGGCATGACCAGATCATATCCGGCGGACAGGGTCAGTCCTTTCATGCTCATCACCTTGCGGAGTTGGAGAAGCGTCGCTGCCACCTGTCCCGCATTCACCGCCACGGCGAAGAAGTAATTCGGGGTATCTTCGGCAAGGAAATCGATGAACCGCAAGACCTTATGGGGAACACCCCACATATGCACCGGAAACACGAGTCCGACTGCGCCATCCGGGGCGCCGGAGACTGGAGTGTCGATTTTCGAGATAGGATGCAGCGTTGTATTCCCGAGTTCTTCCGCCAGCCTGCGCGCTGTCCAGAGGGAATTGCCTGTCCCTGAATAAAAATAGATATCTGTTGTCATGATTCCATCCATTATATGAAGAGCTGAGAAAAAATGCTTTTTCCCGCCCTCTTTATCAGGGTGGAAAAAGGCATGTACTATCGTGTCCGATGTGAAAATTAAAAAATACCTTATGTGCTGACGAGATACACTTTATAATACTAATACATATCAATGATAATCACAAGCACAATATATAATAACAGGTTCAGATTGTTTTCTTTACGGAACGAAACAACGGAAACAAGTCAGGTGTTACATAGTGGTTTATAATGGAATCGGTAAAATATACTTTACAAAAGAAATGTGTCTTGTAATATTCTCTTTAGCTGACAGTAAAAAATTAGATGCCCTGTCATGATCGGATTTACGGTAAACGGGCATGTATGATTGTCATTGTCCGCACTCAATCATTCGCGAACGGGGAAACGCCATGAAAGGCAGGGTGATTCCAAGAAGATCCATACTGAAAGGAGCCGGGGCATTAGGGCCTCTTGCGGTGTTGCATTCAAAAACGGCGCATGGTGAAGATAAAAAGCTGCCGGATATATACCGGACGATCAATATAAGCCCTCTGCGGAAAGAACTGTTCGATAAAGTGTTTTCGACCCCGTTTATTGATACCCATGAACACTTATTTGAAGAAAGTGAACGGCTGGCCGGAACCGCAACTCCCGGAATCAGATCGGATGACTGGACCATGGTTTTCAGTCTATATGTAAGCGATGACATGATGACCGCCGGTATGTCCCAACAGGAATCCAACCGGTTTTTCTCGCCCGATGTTGCGCCGAACGACAAATGGAGGCTTCTCGAACCCTGCTGGCCGTACATAAGGAATACCGGGTATGGTCAGGCTGTATGTATCGCCATCAGGGAGCTTTATGGCGTCGATGAACTCACTGCTCAGACGGTAAGACAAGTGCAGGCGGGATATGAAAGGGTACGGCAGGCCGGTTTTTACCGGTATATTCTGGGCGATCTGGCGAATATCGAATCATGCCAGGTGAACTGCATAATCCCTCCGTTCAGAGAATCGGCAATGCCTCTCCTGCTCATGCAGGATATCAGTATTTTGAGGATGTACGAGGGCCCGGATATCGAGACATATGCCAATCCGGCAGGTATACGGGTGACATCGCTGTCCGACTGGCA contains:
- a CDS encoding SDR family oxidoreductase, which gives rise to MKLKGKVALVTGGTKGIGAATALRLAGYGADVAVLGRYDDDDAQKVIKAIESKGSRCIMITADMARPEDAVRAVNETIGKLGGIDVLVHNAGGGVPGGILDVTPEEWHHAFDVHVHAAFYLCRTALPHMKSKGEGSIVFMSSVAGIQAGPGSITYGVVKGALPQFARSLARELGDFNIRVNCVAPGIIRTRFHEKMTPEQKKHNIENRIPLHREGTADDVADAIVFLVQNDFITGEIVVIDGGMTMRIG
- a CDS encoding class I SAM-dependent methyltransferase, which codes for MSEHIAVELGNIQITMLLPLWGRAVETMKPEPLLVDRTAADIITKIDYDFSVIARNTKELSQLAWIVRSLRMDAVIREFLRKYPKATIVNIGCGLDTTFDRIDNGSLLWYDMDLPDVIELRKKFIGETDRRKFIACSFLDRDWLNRIEVRENVLFMAAGVFYYFEEYQIREFFIKIAGSFPGSEICFDACSPYGVRVANKLVIQNSGLDEKSFLKWGIKNIKEIESWDDRIRVMHEYSYFRNLKKSLTCKNRIMGLVSDLLKIQYIVHAGFSR
- a CDS encoding chitobiase/beta-hexosaminidase C-terminal domain-containing protein: MTHFTRFHAYMALFVVIVTFSVTVRAQQSANPDYFRGGEVDIISSSHQDIGWMDTPEKCIESRDLKVITPALERLKENPEFRFVMEDMLSLMEYLGRHPERKEEIRRLTAAGRFEWGATYNQPYESMYDGEALIRQTYLGRKWLKKNLPGCDSRTAWSPDVPGRAMQMPQILAKAGIRYLHMSRHEKGFYRWLSPDGTGVLAFSPGHYHWSGEIFRESMAQADHTTIVEKTRGFEAIAQSLSERLKADEKYYKEHGIGPRYGLIYSTDFSGPANLDELFKDWNGAVDRGNYGPDRKPFTMPKLQYATGESFLKAVSEGNPKFDTITGERPDVWLYIHGPTHHRAISAGRDAARLLTAAEEFSTIEALLSGGFGAYPADELTGAWSEAIYPDHGWGGYNGHITDRIFRDKMESGRDRARKVLDSALVSIAGRVAVKDVGIPVVVFNDLSWKRTDPVVCTVNVYGRENTMFRLVDALGRDISYQVIPGSDGGRPGDEELRIVFVAADVPSIGYKTYYLLMGESPRVTGSPVTDKNGVVENDYYRIEFAPGGIRQIFDRELNKPVLKTDKFLGAELFTMQSVGNGAGEFAEVQQPTMDGFEKLSDYKPSWMCTENGPVRSVYETARKINHCTVRERVIVYHTVKRIDCEFDLLGWDGTNSREFRLAFPLDMTGGKVAYEVPMGVVEVGKSEIAGAAGERYVQKCSEVRPREVQDWFGASDGKTGITISSSVAVFDWADPTEAAVSYPVLQPVLLASRRSCHGEGNWYLQAGDHSYRFSIYSHGGDWHNGYKLGKQSNRPLRVVSSPVTAARPSLPEEMSFCTVGPGDVIVSTVKKCEDDDTVIVRCYEVGGNDTQAAIEWFTPVVKAELTNIIEEEGVPVESTAGKIPVKMGHHAIETVKLNPQAWAYTPGDIMPPSPPVFTPSGGIYRESSLKVSLTAQPVGAEIRYTVDGTEPDERSTLYAAPLVLKGNTRIQARAFVPGRSASRASDADFRVGMSPAVKVSSVVNGLDYEYFEGSWSMMPDFSALKALKKGTAQHFGLEPADPGDNYGLRFSGYIDVPEDGIYTFYTTSDDGSRLLIDNQVLVDNDGLHWPITKEGAIALKKGRHMIVVLYFQGGGNKSFEVGYEGPGVKRQIIPDSVLFRKKTD
- a CDS encoding alcohol dehydrogenase catalytic domain-containing protein, whose protein sequence is MKAAVLTEYKKIEWLDVPMPTIGDSDVLVKVTYASICGTDQHIFNGEFHPRTKLPLVPGHEFVGTIAEMGKNVTGHAIGERVAVDPIIWCGKCPACEIHHYPACTSLKLLGIDMDGGFAEYVTAKSSMLYPIADSITDRDSALVEPYSVGFHASRRAGVQKGDRIAIFGAGKIGQSILQAARTISKNDFYIIDVVEKRLDIVRKAYPDVITINAREAHPVEVIREKTGGRGVDIAFECAGKALEIEGRYHPVRQAIHAIRGAGKVCVLSLENTEVSLVMKELIWKEGLLVTSRVSHGEYKDALEHLAIGDLHPEALITAVMHMSEAQKAFEMIEHEPEKYLKVLMTTA
- a CDS encoding DUF4405 domain-containing protein; this encodes MKDQHKSGINKRSLNVLVMFFSCALLPPSGIILHLSDHAAASDLERQFVMSIHNFSAVLFLISAVIHMKTNWKTMMRYVSSETGMIFPCKKEAVIALIIVFGLVALFSSHVFHAG
- a CDS encoding carbon-nitrogen hydrolase family protein, coding for MYCRTVMIVFLGLIFASVCGLMGMETVTAAEEIGKPVRIVSLCFQHGKSLDEIIGIIDEEGARGVDLICLPEAWRGQTNPETLDGETITAVAGCAMKHHCYIVCPIDRREGEYRFNSSVLIDREGNVACVYDKIFPYWTEFDINPPVEPSHRDVQVFETDFGKVGLAICYDAKFPEVWQRLRDRGAELVVWSSAYSGATELQAFALMHHYYIVTSTWTGDCLVYDMTGACLRDEKDRSGFTIARFTLDMDRMIYHFNFNLEKRDKLLRERGDDIIEEVNLPREEWFVLRARRPGISVRALARQYGLEELRDYKDRSRRQIDEKRGFGFADTFGGYPGHPK